From a region of the Mercurialis annua linkage group LG1-X, ddMerAnnu1.2, whole genome shotgun sequence genome:
- the LOC126664279 gene encoding protein ENHANCED DISEASE RESISTANCE 2 isoform X1, translating into MDVIKRGEEEEERMEGWLYLVRSNRIGLQYSRKRYFVLQNHFLKSFKSLPSSKHQDPVRSAIVDSCIRVTDNGRESIHRKVFFIFTLYNTSNHNDQLKLGASSPEEAARWIQSIQEAALKGGQNVVACPKSSWQSFKLTGSSRVSHNKPMDWTLCSLINSDTVTDVIAPSPWTIFGCQNGLRLFKEAKDRNSHGKWDDHPAIMAVGVVDGTSEAIFQTLMSLGPSRSEWDFCFYKGSVVEHLDGHTDIIHKMLYNDWLPWGMNRRDLLLRRYWRREEDGTYVILYHSVFHKKCPPQKGYVRACLKSGGYVISPVNQGKRSVVKHMLAIDWKFWKSYIRTSSARSITIRMLGRVAALRELFRTRLGTCPSDFSSGELARNSKLHQTEEIRRIGDGKTIEYRSEEFEKAPSEHASLVSLNDATDEFYDVPEPSDQEQSPNSWSYDFGPEIYSQQDIRQPRLSTAAGFVKKLHDLAVQKKGYVDLHDMTREDSISCCYGSTLPKDPTCTTLSSWTVADPSTFLIRGENYLEDQKKFKAKGTLMQMVAADWLTSNKREDDLAGRPGSIVQKYAAHGGPEFFFIINIQVPGSSTYSLALYYMMTTPLEDSPLMERFVNGDDAFRNSRFKLIPYISKGSWIVKQSVGKKACLIGQALEMNYFRGKNYLELGVDIGSSTVARGVVSLVLGYLSNLVIEMAFLIQANTPEELPEYLLGTCRLNHLDASKAVLLDS; encoded by the exons ATGGATGTGATTAAgagaggagaagaagaagaagaaagaatgGAGGGGTGGTTATATTTAGTGCGGTCGAATAGAATTGGGTTACAGTACTCAAGAAAACGTTATTTTGTTCttcaaaatcattttcttaaatCCTTCAAGTCTCTTCCTTCTTCTAAACATCAG GATCCTGTTCGAAGTGCAATTGTAGATTCCTGTATCCGGGTCACTGACAATGGGAGAGAAAGTATTCACAGAAAA GTGTTTTTCATTTTCACACTCTATAATACTTCTAATCATAATGATCAACTTAAG CTTGGAGCAAGCAGCCCTGAAGAAGCAGCAAGATGGATTCAGTCTATTCAAGAAGCAGCTTTGAAG GGTGGTCAAAATGTTGTTGCCTGTCCAAAGAGCAGTTGGCAGTCCTTTAA ATTGACTGGTTCAAGTCGTGTAAGCCACAACAAACCAATGGATTGGACACTTTGCTCATTGATAAATAGTGATACAGTGACTGATGTTATTGCACCTTCGCCTTGGACAATTTTTGGGTGTCAGAATG GTTTACGTCTCTTTAAAGAAGCAAAAGACAGGAATTCTCATGGGAAG TGGGATGATCATCCTGCAATTATGGCTGTGGGTGTGGTTGATGGAACTTCAGAAGCCATTTTTCAAACTCTCATGTCTCTCGGTCCTTCCAGATCAGA ATGGGACTTCTGTTTCTACAAGGGTAGTGTGGTTGAGCACCTCGATGGTCACACCGATATTATCCACAAGATGTTATATAATGATTGGTTGCCTTG GGGAATGAATAGGAGAGATCTTTTGTTGAGGCGTTACTGGAGAAGGGAAGAAGATGGAACATATG TTATTCTCTACCATTCTGTCTTTCACAAGAAGTGTCCACCCCAGAAAGGCTATGTTCGTGCGTGCCTTAAAA GCGGTGGATATGTTATTTCTCCTGTAAACCAAGGGAAACGATCTGTTGTAAAGCACATGCTTGCTATTGACTGGAAATTCTGGAAATCGTATATACGAACTTCATCAGCTCGGTCTATTACCATTCGAATGCTTGGCAGAGTTGCTG CATTGCGAGAGTTGTTCAGAACAAGACTAGGAACCTGCCCCTCTGACTTTTCATCAGGCGAGTTAGCAAGAAACAGTAAGCTGCATCAGACTGAAGAAATCAGGAGGATTGGTGACGGGAAGACTATAGAATATCGAAGCGAAGAATTTGAAAAAGCACCTTCAGAACATGCCAGCCTAGTAAGCTTGAATGATGCTACTGATGAGTTTTATGATGTTCCAGAACCCTCAGATCAAGAACAATCGCCAAATAGCTGGAGCTATGACTTTGGCCCTGAAATTTATTCTCAGCAG GATATTCGGCAACCCAGGTTATCCACTGCTGCTGGTTTTGTGAAGAAATTGCATGATCTAGCTG TTCAGAAGAAGGGTTATGTGGACTTGCATGATATGACGAGAGAAGACAGTATTTCGTGCTGCTATGGAAGTACTCTTCCTAAAGACCCAACTTGTACTACGCTTTCTAGTTGGACAGTAGCTGATCCTTCTACCTTTTTAATCCGCGGAGAGAATTATCTTGAAGACCAAAAGAAG TTTAAGGCAAAAGGCACGTTGATGCAAATGGTTGCAGCAGACTGGCTTACATCTAACAAAAGAGAAGATGATCTTGCGGGACGACCAGGTAGCATTGTTCAG AAATATGCTGCACATGGTGGACCAGAGTTCTTTttcattataaatatacaa GTCCCGGGTTCATCTACATATAGTCTTGCTCTATACTATATGATGACCACACCTTTGGAAGATTCACCCTTGATGGAGAGATTTGTCAATGGGGATGATGCATTTAGAAATTCAAGGTTTAAGCTCATACCTTACATATCTAAG GGTTCATGGATAGTTAAGCAGAGTGTGGGAAAGAAAGCTTGCCTGATTGGGCAAGCACTCGAAATGAATTATTTTCGCGGAAAGAATTACTTGGAG CTTGGGGTTGATATTGGGTCATCGACAGTTGCGAGGGGCGTGGTCAGTCTTGTTCTTGGTTACCTCAGCAATTTGGTTATTGAAATGGCATTTTTGATTCAG GCAAATACACCGGAGGAGCTGCCGGAGTATCTTCTCGGAACGTGTCGGCTTAACCATTTGGATGCTTCTAAAGCAGTTTTATTGGATTCATGA
- the LOC126664279 gene encoding protein ENHANCED DISEASE RESISTANCE 2-like isoform X2, whose product MGEKVFTEKCFSFSHSIILLIIMINLSPEEAARWIQSIQEAALKGGQNVVACPKSSWQSFKLTGSSRVSHNKPMDWTLCSLINSDTVTDVIAPSPWTIFGCQNGLRLFKEAKDRNSHGKWDDHPAIMAVGVVDGTSEAIFQTLMSLGPSRSEWDFCFYKGSVVEHLDGHTDIIHKMLYNDWLPWGMNRRDLLLRRYWRREEDGTYVILYHSVFHKKCPPQKGYVRACLKSGGYVISPVNQGKRSVVKHMLAIDWKFWKSYIRTSSARSITIRMLGRVAALRELFRTRLGTCPSDFSSGELARNSKLHQTEEIRRIGDGKTIEYRSEEFEKAPSEHASLVSLNDATDEFYDVPEPSDQEQSPNSWSYDFGPEIYSQQDIRQPRLSTAAGFVKKLHDLAVQKKGYVDLHDMTREDSISCCYGSTLPKDPTCTTLSSWTVADPSTFLIRGENYLEDQKKFKAKGTLMQMVAADWLTSNKREDDLAGRPGSIVQKYAAHGGPEFFFIINIQVPGSSTYSLALYYMMTTPLEDSPLMERFVNGDDAFRNSRFKLIPYISKGSWIVKQSVGKKACLIGQALEMNYFRGKNYLELGVDIGSSTVARGVVSLVLGYLSNLVIEMAFLIQANTPEELPEYLLGTCRLNHLDASKAVLLDS is encoded by the exons ATGGGAGAGAAAGTATTCACAGAAAA GTGTTTTTCATTTTCACACTCTATAATACTTCTAATCATAATGATCAACTTAAG CCCTGAAGAAGCAGCAAGATGGATTCAGTCTATTCAAGAAGCAGCTTTGAAG GGTGGTCAAAATGTTGTTGCCTGTCCAAAGAGCAGTTGGCAGTCCTTTAA ATTGACTGGTTCAAGTCGTGTAAGCCACAACAAACCAATGGATTGGACACTTTGCTCATTGATAAATAGTGATACAGTGACTGATGTTATTGCACCTTCGCCTTGGACAATTTTTGGGTGTCAGAATG GTTTACGTCTCTTTAAAGAAGCAAAAGACAGGAATTCTCATGGGAAG TGGGATGATCATCCTGCAATTATGGCTGTGGGTGTGGTTGATGGAACTTCAGAAGCCATTTTTCAAACTCTCATGTCTCTCGGTCCTTCCAGATCAGA ATGGGACTTCTGTTTCTACAAGGGTAGTGTGGTTGAGCACCTCGATGGTCACACCGATATTATCCACAAGATGTTATATAATGATTGGTTGCCTTG GGGAATGAATAGGAGAGATCTTTTGTTGAGGCGTTACTGGAGAAGGGAAGAAGATGGAACATATG TTATTCTCTACCATTCTGTCTTTCACAAGAAGTGTCCACCCCAGAAAGGCTATGTTCGTGCGTGCCTTAAAA GCGGTGGATATGTTATTTCTCCTGTAAACCAAGGGAAACGATCTGTTGTAAAGCACATGCTTGCTATTGACTGGAAATTCTGGAAATCGTATATACGAACTTCATCAGCTCGGTCTATTACCATTCGAATGCTTGGCAGAGTTGCTG CATTGCGAGAGTTGTTCAGAACAAGACTAGGAACCTGCCCCTCTGACTTTTCATCAGGCGAGTTAGCAAGAAACAGTAAGCTGCATCAGACTGAAGAAATCAGGAGGATTGGTGACGGGAAGACTATAGAATATCGAAGCGAAGAATTTGAAAAAGCACCTTCAGAACATGCCAGCCTAGTAAGCTTGAATGATGCTACTGATGAGTTTTATGATGTTCCAGAACCCTCAGATCAAGAACAATCGCCAAATAGCTGGAGCTATGACTTTGGCCCTGAAATTTATTCTCAGCAG GATATTCGGCAACCCAGGTTATCCACTGCTGCTGGTTTTGTGAAGAAATTGCATGATCTAGCTG TTCAGAAGAAGGGTTATGTGGACTTGCATGATATGACGAGAGAAGACAGTATTTCGTGCTGCTATGGAAGTACTCTTCCTAAAGACCCAACTTGTACTACGCTTTCTAGTTGGACAGTAGCTGATCCTTCTACCTTTTTAATCCGCGGAGAGAATTATCTTGAAGACCAAAAGAAG TTTAAGGCAAAAGGCACGTTGATGCAAATGGTTGCAGCAGACTGGCTTACATCTAACAAAAGAGAAGATGATCTTGCGGGACGACCAGGTAGCATTGTTCAG AAATATGCTGCACATGGTGGACCAGAGTTCTTTttcattataaatatacaa GTCCCGGGTTCATCTACATATAGTCTTGCTCTATACTATATGATGACCACACCTTTGGAAGATTCACCCTTGATGGAGAGATTTGTCAATGGGGATGATGCATTTAGAAATTCAAGGTTTAAGCTCATACCTTACATATCTAAG GGTTCATGGATAGTTAAGCAGAGTGTGGGAAAGAAAGCTTGCCTGATTGGGCAAGCACTCGAAATGAATTATTTTCGCGGAAAGAATTACTTGGAG CTTGGGGTTGATATTGGGTCATCGACAGTTGCGAGGGGCGTGGTCAGTCTTGTTCTTGGTTACCTCAGCAATTTGGTTATTGAAATGGCATTTTTGATTCAG GCAAATACACCGGAGGAGCTGCCGGAGTATCTTCTCGGAACGTGTCGGCTTAACCATTTGGATGCTTCTAAAGCAGTTTTATTGGATTCATGA
- the LOC126664936 gene encoding protein-tyrosine sulfotransferase, translating to MDPTLRCFIMLLMLLLEFASASSANDFSQCEKVVKNWAIASLEQEVKDNKHVLRDLLFFLHVPRTGGRTYFHCFLRKLYPNSQECPRSYDKLRFDPSKQKCRLLVTHDDYSMMSKLPQEKTSVVTILRNPVDRVFSTYEFSVEVGARFLVHPNLTSATQMASRLRPKNGGVSTLDIWPWKYLVPWMREDVFARRDARKLKGINHVKNKDPYNMEEIVMPLHEYINDPIAHDIIHNGATFQVAGLTNNSRSAESHDVRRCVQKFEILGEHVLEVAKKRLDEMLYVGLTEDHRESATMFANVVGGQVISQALALNSTMASPADGKSEQSSSNTDSEPSGDHQNSSGQKLNEISSMENPDRKKENGRDSMTVKKLMDAYEDCISSLRKTQARRRTTSLKRIAPANFSKEDRHHVPEMVLEQIRSLNNLDLELYKYAKDIFARQQKRAVQKLTSTEGFEGIFNGSSIIALWKTISLIVSVVLLSVILLLFVNARRRTSKVKI from the exons ATGGATCCTACTTTGAGGTGCTTCATTATGCTGTTGATGCTACTTCTTGAATTTG caAGTGCGTCTTCAGCAAATGATTTTAGCCAATGTGAAAAAGTTGTCAAAAATTGGGCAATTGCTTCTCTTGAACAAGAAGTTAAGGATAACAAGCATGTGCTCCGCGATTTGTTGTTTTTCCTTCATGTACCGAGAACTGGAGGTCGCACCTACTTTCACTG TTTCTTGAGAAAGTTGTACCCTAACTCTCAGGAATGTCCCCGTTCATATGATAAGCTACGTTTTGATCCAAG CAAACAGAAATGCAGATTGTTGGTTACTCATGATGATTATAGCATGATGTCCAAACTTCCCCAGGAGAAAACTTCAGTGGTGACCATACTTAGGAATCCAGTTGACCGTGTATTTAGTACTTATGAATTTTCAGTTGAAGTGGGTGCTAGGTTTTTGGTGCATCCTAACTTAACTTCTGCCACACAAATGGCTAGCCGGTTGCGTCCTAAAAATGGTGGAGTTAGTACGCTTGATATATGGCCATGGAAGTACTTGGTTCCATGGATGAGGGAAGACGTTTTTGCTAGG AGGGATGCTAGGAAACTTAAGGGCATCAATCATGTGAAAAACAAAGATCCTTACAACATGGAAGAAATTGTTATGCCATTACATGAATATATTAATGACCCTATAGCTCATGATATTATTCACAATGGAGCAACATTTCAG GTTGCAGGATTGACAAACAACTCTCGTTCTGCGGAATCTCATGACGTGCGCCGTTGTGTACAGAAATTTGAGATTCTTGGAGAACATGTTCTGGAAGTTGCAAAG AAGAGGTTGGATGAGATGTTGTATGTTGGTCTCACTGAGGACCACAGAGAATCTGCAACTATGTTTGCAAATGTGGTTGGTGGACAGGTGATTTCCCAAGCATTAGCATTGAACTCTACCATGGCAAGTCCAGCTGATGGTAAATCAG AGCAGAGCTCCTCAAATACAGATTCTGAGCCCAGCGGTGATCATCAG AATTCCTCAGGCCAAAAGCTAAATGAAATTTCTTCTATGGAGAATCCGGATaggaagaaagaaaatggaAGGGACTCT ATGACTGTGAAGAAACTAATGGATGCTTATGAAGACTGCATTTCTAGTTTGCGTAAGACCCAGGCACGCCGTCGTACCACTTCTTTGAAGAGAATAGCTCCAGCAAATTTTTCTAAGGAG GATCGACATCATGTTCCTGAGATGGTTCTTGAGCAGATAAGATCACTGAACAACCTGGACTTGGAGCTTTATAAGTATGCTAAAGACATCTTTGCAAGGCAACAGAAACGTGCAGTACAAAAGCTTACAAGCACA GAAGGATTTGAAGGCATATTTAATGGCTCAAGCATCATTGCGCTGTGGAAAACCATTTCGTTGATAGTGTCGGTTGTTTTACTCTCCGTTATCCTTCTTCTCTTTGTAAATGCAAGAAGAAGAACATCAAAAGTTAAGATATGA
- the LOC126664631 gene encoding GATA transcription factor 11-like, which translates to MDDSWFFDKNFNDVSDDFFDPITYFDFPLEDVESNEPIEDWDSQFQNIPTPSTLFTDFSSGICDQNRKDSLKLKKGAILSDESSQPKPCLGAAEASSSRKIPLNYGSSESKHPHLFWTTSPVSVLESSSSSSSAENPTVYHPNFVIPVKRPRSKCARLRRRTFPFLSLLNDCPSWAGIEEESESLFFHEQRLHLAKQKQKKRKNLMTLSCNYDAMKPSSSHARSDIRKCTHCEVTKTPQWREGPMGPKTLCNACGVRFRSGRLYPEYRPAASPTFVPALHSNSHRKVTEMRKTTIMPAMNTALPQVPEYSF; encoded by the exons ATGGATGATTCTTGGTTTTTCGACAAAAATTTCAACGACGTCTCTGATGATTTTTTCGACCCCATTACGTACTTTGATTTTCCGTTGGAGGATGTGGAATCAAATGAGCCGATTGAAGATTGGGATTCTCAGTTTCAAAATATCCCAACACCATCTACCTTATTTACTGATTTCAGTTCCGGTATCTGTGACCAAAACAGAAAAGACAGTTTGAAACTAAAGAAAGGTGCAATTTTG AGTGATGAATCTTCTCAGCCTAAACCGTGTTTGGGAGCCGCTGAAGCATCTTCCAGCAGAAAAATCCCCCTTAATTATGGCTCTTCAGAGAGCAAACATCCACACCTGTTCTGGACCACTAGCCCAGTTTCTGTCCTTGAAAGTAGCAGCAGCTCTTCCTCAGCTGAAAATCCAACAGTTTACCACCCCAATTTTGTCATCCCGGTGAAACGCCCTCGTAGCAAGTGTGCACGTCTGCGGAGGCGCACATTCCCTTTCCTCTCATTGCTGAATGATTGTCCTTCTTGGGCTGGTATTGAAGAAGAATCGGaatctttattttttcatgAGCAACGGTTGCACCTTGCCAAGCAGAaacagaagaagaggaagaatcTGATGACATTGTCTTGTAATTATGATGCGATGAAACCTTCATCATCACATGCTCGAAGTGACATAAGAAAATGCACACACTGTGAGGTGACTAAAACTCCACAATGGAGAGAAGGACCAATGGGGCCCAAAACACTTTGTAACGCTTGTGGAGTGAGATTTAGGTCTGGCCGTCTTTATCCAGAGTATCGTCCTGCTGCTAGTCCTACCTTTGTTCCGGCATTGCACTCTAACTCCCACAGGAAGGTGACAGAGATGAGAAAGACTACTATTATGCCCGCAATGAACACAGCGCTGCCCCAAGTTCCGGAGTATTCATTTTGA